TCCAGATTACATTCTCAGATGCGATGTTTGACAGTGTAATACTAGTCCTTGTGTTCTTAAAGACGCTCAACTGTGAATACCATTCAAATTGTAGCGACATTTCCAACAAAGCTGAAATTAAAATGGCATGGTTCCAAATATCAAATAGTAGCGGTATCTTTTTCAAAACTGTGCAAATTAcaatggcatgaatccaattagCCCTTTTTAATTATTACTCAGCCCGAGCTGAAACCTTACTTCATGTTTTAAATCCAACTTATTATTGCTTTCAATTCCAACCAAGTGCACGTTTGGTCCTCAGTCCAGAGAAGTGCTAAGAAATATTTTGGGTGGCAAAGTGGCAGCAGTTTAGCTCAAATCTCCAAACCTAATAACAAGGCTCGGCAACTATTCTTTTTTCCTTAAAACATCTATATTTGGACGTGGGGATGAAACCACTCTCAAACCTATAAAAAATTGAAACATGAAATTATTTGTTCGAAATCTCACTGAAACCACTGATGACTGCTATTCTGTTCCAATAGATAACGATGCCTAGTCCTGTTCTTCATTCTTGCAACTTTAAACTACTCCCTAAACATTATATATCCTAAACATAATAGTCTTTTTTGCAAAGGAAGTTGTCCATGGGATCATGCAAGCATACCGTTTCAATCAGAACTTGGAAATGTGTACAAAAATAACTAATTTAGCATTAAAGCTGCATCATTTTGTTGGATCTCTTTCTCAAATCTGTTGAGACTTAGCTGAAACAATCACCGCAATATGTACAAACAGCTCTACAACTAAATCTCACTTTCAGGGAACTAGCCACTGTATATTACATAACTATGCTTGCACTTGTCTTGCTATCTATTCATGTCCTATGAAGTATGGATACACAAGGAGTATTGCTCACAAGTTGACATCAAAAGCTGGGCAAAATGAATCCAGCTGAAGCACAGAATGTTGGCATTGACCTGTTCATGAATTGAAATGTCCAAAAATTTTATCTAATACAGAAGAATATAAAGAAGCTAAGGGTAGGGGACATATTATTCATTCTAATTTGGTTTTTCCAATGTATCACTATGTTGTTTTTTTATGATGGTTatctatctaatttttttttgtgtgcttTGTACCTATCAATTTTGGTAGTAACCTACAGCTACTGCAAACACATTACAAATTTCCTAGTGAAATCTGTGTAAGCATATTTTTTATCATGCATAATGCCACAGGTTACACATAATAGTGCTCATCTCTATGTGAATGACTCTAACATCATGCATTGATCAAAGTTAAAATGCAGATAACATGCAGAAAAAATAAATGTTAAATCATTCTGCAGTGTGATAATTTTAACAAATTTTAAAGCAATATAATGTTAATGACGTatctgttggagtatattgagcacatgtgtatagaggcccatctagaggcacatgtataggatctatatatacccacccttctagagttggaggaatacaagccattattctctcctacatggtatcagctagctttctccctcttcctctcttcctctggctgcagccgccgccgccggcaccatgcgccgcccctccttcccTTCTCTTCTTTCCCTCCCCTGACCTCTGCTCCCGGCGCCCCCTCCCTCGGCGCTACATCCCCTGCTCCTGGCCTGGCGCGGCCGGGGCCcctgggtgccgccgccgcatcccctgcttcaggcgcggcgtggccgtggccccaggccggcgctgccgccgcccttcccGCCGTTCTTGCTGGCGCAGGGGTCGGCGCGGCcgtgggcgccggcgcgggctctgtgcggccgccccgcgccgtcgcactggcagccgccgccggctcggtcctggccggcgcgggcgcgggcctcGCCGGATCCGCTGCTCCAccagccgtgggcgccgcgccCTTGCCTCTGGATCGGGCGCGCAGACCCCTGGCGCGGCGGGCGCAGGCCGTTGGGGCGCTGGTCCGCCCACCCCTTCCTGGTGCGCCCCTGCCGCGGGGTCGCGGCCCCTGCCGTCGCCCTGCTACCGTGCACCCCCTCCTCTGCCGCCCTGcagcccgtcgccgccgccgctgcagcagctGGCACGGGTGccgggcctaggccggccgccgccgccgcccagctgccgccTACCTTGCAGCAGGCGCTGAGCTCTGCTGACGCCCAGCTGCCTCCTCCCCTGCAGCAGGCGCTGCAAGTGCAGCCCGACCTCCCCGGCCGCGGGCGCAGACTCATGGCCGCCGCGCATGCCGCGCAGGCtcaggccgtcgcgcccgcagacctggccaccgccgtcgccttTGTGGCTGCCGTCGCGCCCGCCACGCACGCGCactgctgctcccctgttcgcgtCATTCTGGACACCGCCCGCTCCACCTAGCCAGCAGCCGActtggcctggggggtgggaccaggccgcactggcgtagtccttcagcgccatggggcggacgccgccggtctgcgccgagtggatcgccgactcgggtgcctccttccacaccaccccacatgctggtatcctctcttctttccgacccccacacccctcttgtccttcttccatcatggttggtgacgggtcttgccttcctgtcaccgccgtgggttctgctcctggctcttttcgtcttcccaatgtccttgttgctcgtcagatggttcataactttctttccattcgtcagtttacagctgacaattcttgttccatcgagtttgattcttctggcctcactgtaaaggattcggcctcccggcgtccgctactccggtgtgacagcacggggcccctttacacccttcgccttccttcttccgctgcaccactctcgtcttcttctttgccctggccgtcttggtctgccgcttttgctacgatgccgtcttccaccacctggcaccgccgtcttggtcaccctggccgcgacgttctgactcagctcagtcgtagtactgatgttcctggtactagggctcctgctgagcccctctgccatgcgtgtcagctcggtcgtcatgttcggctccctttttcctcttcttcttcgcatgcgacgcatgcatttgaccttattcactgtgacctgtggacctcacctgtacttagcctttctggttataagtactatctggtggtggtcgacgacttctcgcactactcttggacgtttcctttgcgcgccaagtctgagaccttccccaccctcctccacttctttgtctcggtgtccactcagttcggcctcaccgttaaggccgtccaatgtgacaacgggcgggagtttgacaactccacctcccgttccttcttcctgtctcggggtgttcagctgcatATGTCTTgttcgtatacctctcctcagaacggcaaggctgagcggatgattcgcacgacgaacgacgtcgtgcacacccttctgatccaggcttctctgccGCCGcacttctgggctgagagcctccacaccgccacctacctgctcaaccgccttccgtccactgcttctcctgctcctacTCCAaaccacgctctcttcggtacccctcctcgctacgaccaccttcgggtcttcaggtgtgcgtgttaccctaacacctccgccaccgcttctcacaagctggcgccccgctcgactcgttgtgtgttcctcgggtactcccctgaccacaaggggtaccgatgctttgacctcacctctcgccgcgttctgatctcacgacacgtcgtctttgacgagtcggatttcccctattctacctcctctacaccttctcctgaccccgaccCGGTGGTTCAGACACCGTTACATGTCTGTCCTTTACCTGCATGTTTTCCCGGCACGCTGGCACcatttccggtgatccctgctgcgccgagcgcagCCCCGGTGCCCgtggtcgcgccacgcgcggcccccggacctccggttgtgccgcgcacggacccggtgtctcccgctgcgccacgcgcggccccggtgccttcccctgcacctgcgcggtacgcttagccggtgcaggtgtaccggcgtcgctcggcgccgaccccggcgccgcagcggtacgctgagccggtgcaggtgtaccggcgtcgttcggcgccgacaccggtgccgcctcctgctccggaggctcctgcgacacCGACACCGgaaccgtcgccgtcgccgcctctttcggctccctctcgagccgagccggaggtgtgccacccgccggtcatccatcgggatcctcgacatacccatcccatggtgactcggcggatggcgtcttaggccgcgactctctccgccaccgagggagagccgcgggtctctctagtaccctcctctgtccgcgacgccttggcggatcctcactggcgtcgcgcgatggaagaggagtacgcggctcttcttgccaaccagacgtgggacctcgtgccgcgtccgtcgggttgcaatgtggtgactggcaagtggatctggacgcataagcatcgggctgatggcacacttgagcgctacaaggctcgctgggttctccgggggttcactcagcgccctggtgtggactatgatgagaccgtcagcccagtcgtgaagcccgctacggtgcgcacggtcctctcgcttgcgctctcgcgctcctagcctgtgcaccagctggacgtgaagaatgtgtttcttcacggcactctctcagagactgtctactgctctcagccagcgggttttgtggactcgagtcgtccggatatggtctgccggctcaacaagtctctctatggactaaagcaggctcctcgggcttggtactctcggttcgccacgttcatgctgacattggggttcaccgaggccaagtctgacacgtctctcttcgtctaccgccgtggggatgaggctgcatatctgctgctctatgtcgatgatattGTGCTTACAGcatccagtcagcagttgcttcagagtgtcatatcctctctgcagcaggagttcgctatgaaggatctcggtcagctccaccacttcttgggcgtcactgtggagcctcgcccgtctggtcttctccttcaccagcggcagtacgcactcgatattctggagcgggctgggatgactgattacAAGCCTTGCTCCACTCCTGTTGACACTCAGGcaaagctgtctgctgatctgggtgatacggtggctgatcctactgcctaccggagtctggccggcgctttgcagtacctcaccttcaccaggccggacctcgcctacgctgttcagcgggtctgtctccatatgcatgatccccgggagtcacaccttgctgcgctgaagcgtctcctccggtacgtccgtggcactgtggacctcggcctggtgcttcaccgctcgtcctctgatgagctggtggtctacaccgacgctgactgggctggctgcccggacactcgtcgctgcacttccggctacgccgtcttcctaggcggcaacctggtctcctggtcgtccaagcggcagtcggtcgtctcccgctccagtgccgaggcggagtaccgggctgttgctaacggcgtggcggaggcgtcctggctacaacagctcttggcggagctccacagcccgctcgccaagagcacgctcgtctactgcgacaacgtcagcgccgtgtatctctccaccaaccccgtccagcatcagcggacgaagcacgtggagatcgacctacacttcgtgcgcgacagggtcacaatcggcgatgttcgggtactccatatCACGACTatctcccagtttgctgacatcttcaccaaggggctgccctcctcgaTCTTCTCAGAGTTtggatccagcctcaacgtagccggtggctagttgtggctgcgggggggtatTTCCCctgtgtactctcttcttgtccagtcttgaacaccgctgcgtcggtagttcagactgcgggggggtgttagctttcttgttgtctagtcttgaacaccgctgcgccggtagttcagactgcgggagggtgttggagtatattgagcccatgtgtatagaggcccatctagaggcccatgtataggatctatatatacccacccttctagggttggaggaatacaagccattattctctcctacactaTCATTTACTTGAACAAACAACACCAGTTTTTGAAAGGAAGAATAATTGTTCTTAACTTTCGAGGGGGAAAAATCTTTTATGCTACTTATATGTTCTTATGAAAATACAATTCAAACAGTTCATAGATTTATGGAGTTTCCCTTTCTGCTCCATTCACCCCAATTTGGTGGTtacataaaaatagaaaatgtaAAACCAAACTTAATTAAAAAGAAATGGAAACATGAAGTACTATAAGATTCTATAGTCTGTACTTACCAGTCCAACATATCGTGCTGCAGTAATCATGTGCGGTCACTCTTGGCTCTGGAATGGATCACTTGAACTTACCTCATTCTTTGCAAACTGTCGTAAATCAATGGTCAGATTCACAAAAaggcagaaaaagaaaaatctttCAATAGTTTATCTAGGTTATTGGGGAGAGGAACAAAccgttgttgttgttattgtcGCCATTGTTACAGGTTGACTAGATGGCAAGACAAAGTTGCTCCAAAAAAGTGGGTCAACAGAAGGATCGACGGGGCTCCAGGTACTCTTCATTGGTGTAGGCATAACAGGGGCCATTGAGTAAGTAGCTCTTTGCACTAGCAGCTCATTCATGTTAATATTAACTGCTGCTGTATCATGTCCAGTAGCAGGTGCTGAGGCAACAGCCTTTCCTTCAACAATTTCTTTGCTGAGGGTACATTCTTCAGATAATTTTGTAGACCTCTCCATGAAGCTTTTGAAGGCATCAGACTGAGATAATATACTACATGCTGATAAGCCTGCTGAAGAGGGCTTTGAAGCAGAACAGAGGCCAAGAGAGGGCAGCTTATATGGTTCAGTCTGTTGCATTGAACTTTCAATAGCTCGGACTTCATCAGCAATCTCTTCTGCTTTTGATGTATCTGACTGCCTTGTCTTCTTGGGTAGCCACCACCGAATGTAATTTGTAAGATCAATTTTTCTCTCCAAGGCAAAGCTTCCAGCAAATTTTCCATCCAACATGATATCCTTACCTGTAGTTTCAAAAAGTAATTAAAAACATTAGTCACACAATCTTATAGGAGTTTCTATTAGAGTTTGACAACTAGAAAGAACAGAGTAGAAATCTTCACAGACTGACCACAACTAAGGTTCAAGTAGTCATTCCCAAGTAAATGTCCCAAAGACGTATCCCATCTGGAATTATGCAGTTGCCTGCATGATGATGCGCACCAGTGTTAATTTTCGATATTCAGACTTCACTAAACTTACTGTTGTGACAGTGTACTAAGAAATTCAAGCACAAGGTAGTTAGGATAAATTTGGGCATTGGAGTTGGTAGTAACTTTATTATCTGGGCTTTTTTCCTTTATGATATATAAAATAAAGATATATTTCTAGGAGTCAGGTCAAATCTTCTAATAAAAAGAGGTACCATCTGTAACTTTTTTAATCAGGGTTAGAATAAAAAAGGCAGTTTCAACTATGGATAGGATCTCCATTGCTGACACATACCTAGGAAGCCCACGATATTTTGGCAACCCCCTGGAGAAGGCACTGCTCTTTCTGCAATGCATGGATCTTCTGGTCAGTGCCCAATCAGAATAAAGTAATCTATACAGTAAAACAGAAATGCACAAATATACCTCCTAAGAGACACGAGATAGTCCTCCTTGGAGATCATCTGCATTTCTTCAAGGTCTCTTGCATAGTCAGAGACCTAAATAAGTAAACATATAATGAACATAAGTCTGAAAAAAGATAGCATAACTTCAATTAATTACTGTAACAAAAAAAAGCATGgaacaaaaataagcataacaCTCTACATTGGAAATTCATCTGCATCAACATATGCAAGTCTCAAATGAAGCAACTATATGTGTCAATACATTTGTTCTCACACTCTACAGAAGACATTTGTTATTGAACATTCTTAGCATCCAGTCCAGCAACTTGAATCATGGAAAAAGAAGACAATCCACTCATCTGCAGTTGTGCAACTATAatatgcaaacatccatttttgaATACCATTTTACAATAAATGATAGAATTTTATGTATAAGAATTGAAGTATAGGTCGGGAAGAGTTGCAGACGCGCTTGTAGTGCGTGATTGGGCACATCAGTGGGATGCCCCAGACCAGGGCTCAACCCTGGGTTCTGCACAAGAAAAGGACCCCGGCTGTGCAGACTATCTTTAACTGCTGAGCGCCGCTTGGGCGGGCAGCCTTCGTTTTTCTAGACCGGCTGTGTCTAGGCTTCTTCTAAAAGCAAAGTCCAAGAGAGGCTCTTCTCCTGCCACTCTTACTTTTTTAGGTTGGGAAGTGTATTTCTTGTCTGTTATGTGAATATTAAAGGAGTACAGCAAGTACCTTAGTGCAAGCATGATATACAAGCACCACACTTTTATTGAATTTAAAATAAAGGAAAAATGACGGCAATAAGCCAACAATCATGATCCAGACACATCTTAAATCTGATAAGTCTGAAACTCCACTTTGAAAGTACAGAACTATGTTGCTCAATAGCTTTGTTACAATTTCTTCACATATATGCTCATTGCTCAATGTTGGAAACAAATAAAGAGTATTTGTACCTCACAAAATGTAGTTGAGCCACAATGTGCTTCCCGAATTAAACAATTTCTAATGCGAAAAACTGATCTTAATGTAAAGTGGGAGAACTTTATAGCAATTCAAGAACAAGATTGACAATCAGTTTAGAGCACAAGTGTAAATGGCTTACTGGAAAATTAATTTGTGTTCCAGCTCCCCAGTATTTTAATGCAGCAAGGTCATAGGCCCTTGCTGCTGCCTCTTCATCATCATATGCACCTATGTTATTGCACACAGAAAAGAtaataattaagaaaaaaaacatagcAACTCTGCAAATTAAGTTAACACCAGTATGCCACTTACCTAAATATACTGCAATAGCAATTGAGTGATGTTGTTTTCCATGCAAAAGAAACAATTCCATCAAATCAGATTAATGAGACAGCAATAAATATTAGAAGGAAAATCATATTTCTAAGTACATACAGTTATGCATTTTCCAAAGATATGAAATAAAACAGACAAATGGTAGGAACTCGGAAACCGCAGCAGGCATAGTTCTTTACTTCCatccatgtcttgcagtgattATGGCATAATGCAAGAATAATCATTATTCTCTAACAACCCAATTGATTCACACTGCTGCGGGAAAGGTGGAAAGCATGTTTGATGTCAAGTGTtagatagaaaaaaaaagactactTTCTGTCACCAAAAGAAATGTCGTTTTGGACATGGCAAGGTCTCCAAGATGTAGGTTTGAGGTTTGACTCTGCCAGGTTAATTTATAAAATGT
The nucleotide sequence above comes from Panicum virgatum strain AP13 chromosome 3K, P.virgatum_v5, whole genome shotgun sequence. Encoded proteins:
- the LOC120698846 gene encoding AP2-like ethylene-responsive transcription factor SMOS1 isoform X1 codes for the protein MASPNPDAAAGLQSVAAAGAGEGGSSSSLGAVAAGEQAPRRVLAVRKERVCTAKERISRMPPCAAGKRSSIYRGVTRHRWTGRYEAHLWDKSTWNQNQNKKGKQVYLGAYDDEEAAARAYDLAALKYWGAGTQINFPVSDYARDLEEMQMISKEDYLVSLRRKSSAFSRGLPKYRGLPRQLHNSRWDTSLGHLLGNDYLNLSCGKDIMLDGKFAGSFALERKIDLTNYIRWWLPKKTRQSDTSKAEEIADEVRAIESSMQQTEPYKLPSLGLCSASKPSSAGLSACSILSQSDAFKSFMERSTKLSEECTLSKEIVEGKAVASAPATGHDTAAVNINMNELLVQRATYSMAPVMPTPMKSTWSPVDPSVDPLFWSNFVLPSSQPVTMATITTTTFAKNEVSSSDPFQSQE
- the LOC120698846 gene encoding AP2-like ethylene-responsive transcription factor SMOS1 isoform X2, with product MASPNPDAAAGLQSVAAAGAGEGGSSSSLGAVAAGEQAPRRVLAVRKERVCTAKERISRMPPCAAGKRSSIYRGVTRHRWTGRYEAHLWDKSTWNQNQNKKGKQVYLGAYDDEEAAARAYDLAALKYWGAGTQINFPVSDYARDLEEMQMISKEDYLVSLRRKSSAFSRGLPKYRGLPRQLHNSRWDTSLGHLLGNDYLNLSCGKDIMLDGKFAGSFALERKIDLTNYIRWWLPKKTRQSDTSKAEEIADEVRAIESSMQQTEPYKLPSLGLCSASKPSSAGLSACSILSQSDAFKSFMERSTKLSEECTLSKEIVEGKAVASAPATGHDTAAVNINMNELLVQRATYSMAPVMPTPMKSTWSPVDPSVDPLFWSNFVLPSSQPVTMATITTTFAKNEVSSSDPFQSQE